The sequence below is a genomic window from Labrus mixtus unplaced genomic scaffold, fLabMix1.1 SCAFFOLD_142, whole genome shotgun sequence.
atacagcagatagtagatactaaacagtatatagtagatactaaacagtatacagcagatagtaggtactaaacagtatacagcagatagtagatactaaacagtatatagtagatactaaacagtatacagcagatagtaggtactaaacagtatacagcagatagtagatactaaacagtaaacagcagatagtagctactaaacagtatacagcagatagtaggtactaaacagtatacagcacagatagtaggtactaaacagtatacagcagatagtagatactaaacagtatatagtagatactaaacagtaaacagcagatagtaggtactaaacagtatacagtacagatAGTatatactaaacagtaaacagcagatagtagatactaaacagcagatagtagatactaaacagtatacagcagatagtaggtactaaacagtaaacagcagatagtaggtactaaacagtatacagcagatagtaggtactaaacagtatacagcagatagtagatactaaacagtaaacagcagatagtaggtactaaacagtaaacagcagatagtagatactaaacagtaaacagcagatagtagatactaaacagtatacagcagatagtaggtactaaacagtatacagcagatagtaggtactaaacagtaaacagcagatagtagatactaaacagtatacagcagatagtaggtactaaacagtatacagcagatagtagatactaaacagtaaacagcagatagtagatactaaacagtaaacagcagatagtagatactaaacagtaaacagcagatagtagatactaaacagtaaacagcagatagtaggtactaaacagtatacagtacagatagtagatactaaacagtatacagtacagatAGTAGGtaataaacagtaaacagcagatagtaggtactaaacagtatacagtacagatagtagatactaaacagtatacagtacagatAGTAGGtaataaacagtaaacagcagatagtaggccCTTGTTTCGCTCACTGCAAGCCGTTCAGCGACTAGCCTCTGAGTTTTGTCATTTGAGTCGACAGCTCGTCAAcacaaagcaccacacatcaATTTGCccaaccttcaaaataagagcaccATCATGTCTTAATGTTTACAAGAGGAAACTGAAATTCCCAGACCAgagaataaaatattaaattcatGCAGCAACCTTTAGTCAAaacatgactgaagatctgtaagAACAAATTCATCTTTGTTACTcgatccttaaaaaaaaaagattgatttgtTTTCCAACAAGTAGTATCAAAAAGTTTGACATCTTTATTAGCTGGTTGACGTCTCTTCTTGTCGTGTGCAGGGTCTCTCTCCTCCGTGTCCACAGAGAGGTCTGAACCTCCGTCACCATGACAGACAACAAGCGCCTCGCCTTCTCCATCATCCAGTTCCTCCACGATCAGATGCAGTCAGGGAATCTGACCTCGGGGGCTCAGGAGAGTCTGGAAGGTGGGAtaataggataatactttattgatccccagaggggaaattcgggcgttacagcagcacagacaagaagctcgaaaatacaaaatacacattaagcagaataaataaaaataaaatcaaaattaaaataaaaataagaataaaatataaaaattaaaaaaaatttttttaaaaaacaaggtgAGTCAGGTGAGTCCTCCTCATGACACAGGATGTACACAGAACAGCAGGATGGGACATGTTGTGGTCGGACTGTCAGGATACCTGGATTTAAAACTTAGACACGATAACCTGAGGGAGGAAaagcgtgcagacagtctatggtcgtgcaccGATGAGGGAGTTTGTACCACAATGAAATGTTGCTTGAATTAAGAtaaggataggataatactttattaatccccagaggggaaatttggacattgcagcagcaagacagagaaagaagtaATACAAAATTCACAGGATAGACAAGATAAATATAGATAGAAACAACAATAGGATGTATatataaattaatataaatgtaGAACACTCAAACATATCAAAGTAGACTGTGGGGAGAGTTTGCTGCTTTAcacttaaaaatgttaaaagaaggACGAAGTCTGGTACAGTTGAACGCACTATTAGACATGGCTGATTATTTCTGAGGTTCAACTTCTCCAACAGAGTGAGACCTCTTCTCTTATAATCCGTCGTCTTATCTCAGCTAAGCTCCCATTCACATGAAATCCATCATTTACGCTTATGGAATACTTAGAATCAAACCGTCCGTCTTTAGACGAAGTagctccttcaaaataagaccAGAGTCTCTCTCATCAAGGACTCTGATCTGGATCAGGGCCAAACCCTCTGAAAGGAAACACCCCAGGCTGTGATAATGTCAGGGTGGACTGTAGATCCTGTTCTGGGAgtgtcctctctgtctctgcgtGCTGAAGAGTgctcgcctttttttttttttcagttgctgTTCAGTGTTTGGAGACAGCGTTTGAAGTTTCCACCGACGACCAGAGCCTCGCCGTCCCCATGTCGTTACCGGAGATCTTCGCATCGGCCACAGCAAAGGTAGACTCTCTGACACGGTGTGAATAGGACCGCTGCAGTTCCTGTCTGAGGTTTATCCAGGAGATGTATTTCTGCcgtcttttaaaaagcagagtgTGACtcgtgttctgtgtgtttgtctcagttTCCAGAAGAGTCGCAGGTCAACAACAACGCCACTCAGAACAGCCTCACTGAGGAACAGAGATCCGAGGCCGAGATACTCAAAACGGACGGTAAACTGACGACCacgatgatgatgaggaggaggaaagatcTGAATAAAGACGCTCCTGCTGCATTTTATTTCTTTCCTGAAGTTTCTCTTCAGTAAAAATCCgcctggttttgtttttctctcgtCGGCAGGAAACGACCAAATGAAAGTGGAGAACTTCTCAGCTGCAGTTGAGTTCTACTCGAAGGCCATCGCCATCAACCCTCAGAACGCCGTCTACTACTGCAACAGGTCAGTGAGCCGTCTGAAACACTTCTACTCTAACACAGCAAACTCCTGCCGCCTGTCAGGAAGGTCTGGAGGGACTTTTAGTAGATttggtttcttctttttatagATGTTTTGTTCCACGTTCTCTGTCCAGTTAAACAGAGTGAAGCTGACCACACACTTGACCATTTTGGGCCACCAGTTCGACGATTGGGGCGAGGGGTGAAGACAGATTGTGGTGTGTGGTGTCACTACGTGTATTTATCTGCTCCCCATCGAGTCGGAGCCTCCCCGATCTGGAATCATAAaatacctgcagcagccaatgagagcaaGCAAAGAATTTACCCACCCATCTTTTCCATTACTGTCAGAATAATAACGGTTTCTGTTAtctcaaagacacacagacactcacagagacatgcCTCTTAATATTATATTATCTACAGGTCCAGCTCTCACTCAGGCTCAGATGATAGAGTTTAAATATGAACTGCAGGTCAGgagatgactgtgtgtgtgtgtgtgtgtgtgtgcgtgtgtgtgcgcgcgtgcgtgcgtgcgcgtgcgcgtgcgtgcgtgcgcgtgcgtgtgtgtgtcagggttaAACTGGGATTTAAACTTAAGGACAAAAAGTCCTGCGGTGCTTTAGTTTTTCCtctaatgtttcttttcatttcataccacctctgtgtgtgtgtctctctctctctctccatattTCACACAGATGATTTCTCTAAAACTGAAGTCAAaggttaaatgtttgtttgttgcaggGCTGCAGCGTACAGTAAACTGGGGAACTATGCTGGAGCGGTGCAGGACTGTGAACGCGCCATCAGCATCGACCCAAGCTACAGCAAAGCCTACGGGAGGATGGGGTAAGAAACCAGCGCCGCCGTGTGCGTCTAACGTAATGTTGCTTCTCAGTTTGACACAAACATGAGGACAGAGAAATGCAGAGGTGACGATCACAGAGTTATAAAAACATCTGGAATCCGATGAGCTCGGTGTTCTGCATGAGACAGAGTCGTGTAGCTGCAGTTTGTTACACAGATGAGAAGCCAGCACcagaaatgaaaagtaaaataaatcagtaTATTTTGAAGAGCTGAGCATGCCTTGTTCTTGTTCCTGCTTTGACtcgtgatgtgttcactgtcctCTCTTTGTGTCGTTGTTTGCAGTTTGGCTCTGGCCAGccttaacaaacacacagaagcagcCACTTACTATAAGAAAGCTCTGGAGCTCGACCCCGACAACGACACGTACAAAACCAACCTGAAGATCGcagaggagaagatggagaCGTCCAGTCCAGTAagagcagaaggagagagagagggagagagagggtgatgtgaagtgatgagtttgtgctaatctctctctctctctctctctctctctctctctctgtcaccttctctctcactccctctctctccctctctctctccccccctctatctctctctctctctccccccccccctctgtctctcactccctctctctccctctctctctctctcacagacgggggggatggggggagtGGACCTGGCTGGCCTGCTCAGTAACCCTGGCTTCATGAACATGGTGAGCTCTCAGATAGTTTCCTGTCTACTTTCAGTCTGAGAACAGATGATGCAGGTAGAGGTAGAGAGTGATGAATAGATTCAAGAGTATGAAATGGAATATAGATTTCTAAAAGACGAGGTAGTAAATAAAACCtgtccctgtgtgtctctgcaggcgTCCTCTCTGATGAACAATCCTCAGGTTCAGCAGCTGTGAGTTCACTTCCTTTCTCTCTGGGATTTTgagcctttcttcttcttctctggttttcTAAATAAACTCCccgtctcctctcttttctaGGATGTCAGGGATGATGTCAGGAGCATACGGCGGGGTGGGTGGAGCCGGAGGAGGATTAGGAGCAGGACTTGGAGGAGGTCTTGGAGGAGGTCTTGGAGGAGGTCTTGGAGGAGGTCTTGGAGGAGGTCTTGGAGGAGGTCTTGGAGGATTTGGAGGAGGAGCACCTCCACCACCTGCTGCAGccactggagctgctgctgctgcggccaCTGGAGCTGCTTCTGCTGCAGCCACTGGAGCTGCTGGGGCCGCCGGGCCCGGAGATTTATCAGGACTGATCCAGGCGTACGTACCCGAGCAGAGACCTGATGCTTTGTAAGATACTCAGGAGGGAGGCAGGTGCATAAcctctgttctctgtttgtgttgcagaggTCAGCAGTTTGCTCAGCAGATGCAGCAGCAGAACCCTGAACTCATCGAACAGCTGAGGAGTCAAATCCGCAACCGAACGCCCAGCGCGGGAAACGAGGAACAGCCATGACACTCAGTCAATACcgtaaatataataaaatatctaTACAGTTAATATCACACTGACTTCCACCTGCAGTCTGTGCAGCCTGACTTATTAAAGTGATGTGTAAcggtccctctctgtctgtgttccaGGTcggacagatgtgtgtgtgtctgtgtgtgagtgtgtgtgtgtggaggaggaggagaacagcgGGATCGTTTGTAACTCAAAGGACTCAAAGgaagatttttctgtttttttttttttttgttccatcactgatttttttttcctgcacgaGAGATTGAGACACCGCCGCTGCGTTCAGGAGCCAcgtcaccaaaacaaacaaacaaacaaacaggcacttgatgcagctctgtgtgtttttaagaagaACATTTTGACGTCACACTTTGATATCAGACAGATTCATAATGAAGGTTAAACATGTTCTTCTtaaaacaacacagtgaaaattttacatgtttgttcAGAACCCCTGTTGATGACGATatctgaggtgtgtgtgtgtgtgtgtgtgtgtgtgtgtgtgtgtgtgtgtgtgtgtgtgtgtgtgtgtgtgtgtgtgtgtgtgtgtgtgtgtgtgtgtgtgtgtgtgtgtgtgtgtgtgtgtgtgtgtgtgtgtgtgtgtgtgtgtgtgtgtgtgtgtgtgtgtgtgtgtgtgtgtgtgtgtgtgtgtgtgtgtgtgtgtgtgtgtgtgtgtgtgtgtgtgtgtgtgtgagagattaGGGGTaagtctagagagagagagctgttcAAACAGTCTTGAAATTAAAAAGAGCATCTCAACATTTTACACCCTCCTCCCGTCTGATGTCTGTTGATTCACCTCAAAGATATTCAGGCGTTCCCAACCTCGGGTTCACGACCCCATATCGGGTCTCGTGGACTTGAAATGCGGTCCCCTGATATTTCCACTTATTGATCAATAAACATGTATTATCTCGTCTCTCGTCCGTGCTTCATGCATGACTCTCCAGCCTTGTTAATAACGCTCACCTGGCTGTTTATATAACTCGATCTCgtacagagaaaaataaatcctcccTCTGTGCACAGATCTCATCCCCACTTTTCTGCCTCTGCGCTCGAtaagaaacatgaaataaccTCAGACCTCGTCCACACGTAGACGtgaagtgttttctgtgttttgaccTTTCATACACAAACTGTGTTTCAGGTTTCTGTAAACTCTCCTTTaataaaactccttccagggtgaagatgttcagagaCTCAGgttaaggtgtttctgtgtagatgtcacgctgtgcgccggtttctcctccgtgtgacgtcatcgtgcgacgctgtctctttagtcttcatgagattagtgcgatggcagacgtaaccaaactagcgctggtgctaacgatgctaactggacttattacacgctcacacatacacacacagttaagcCCTGACGATACTCGATTTTAACTACATGTACACGAACGCACGTCATCAGCCCTGCGTGTCCTGCGTTGGTTGTGCTCGTCCTAATAAATGAACGCTACGCGTTGGCTAGATGCGATATGTGTAGAGTGTATGAGACCAGATGTGACGACTTTGAGACACCAGAGAGCTGCTACAACAATGGTGGAAAGTTTAGAAGAAAAGTTAACAGATGTAGTGTTCGACGCCCCGCACTATGATGTCATTGTCgttgcatagcaacaaacaTGCGCGCCAAAATAGCCGGCGACAGATCAGctctacttctgtgttttttcatgtaaacatttaCGTTCCCGACGCAgcatgttgtttatgtttacagCGTGGTTAAAAAGCGAGAacggaggtcac
It includes:
- the LOC132967214 gene encoding small glutamine-rich tetratricopeptide repeat-containing protein alpha-like, whose protein sequence is MTDNKRLAFSIIQFLHDQMQSGNLTSGAQESLEVAVQCLETAFEVSTDDQSLAVPMSLPEIFASATAKFPEESQVNNNATQNSLTEEQRSEAEILKTDGNDQMKVENFSAAVEFYSKAIAINPQNAVYYCNRAAAYSKLGNYAGAVQDCERAISIDPSYSKAYGRMGLALASLNKHTEAATYYKKALELDPDNDTYKTNLKIAEEKMETSSPTGGMGGVDLAGLLSNPGFMNMASSLMNNPQVQQLMSGMMSGAYGGVGGAGGGLGAGLGGGLGGGLGGGLGGGLGGGLGGGLGGFGGGAPPPPAAATGAAAAAATGAASAAATGAAGAAGPGDLSGLIQAGQQFAQQMQQQNPELIEQLRSQIRNRTPSAGNEEQP